A window from Fundidesulfovibrio magnetotacticus encodes these proteins:
- a CDS encoding sigma 54-interacting transcriptional regulator has product MPIPPEILASIDLPGVLDGLPLGVAVLDPEGRVITVNSALERLTGISREEARGVPCRHVIRSGLCFRRCPAEGGADTDIVNRNRARIPVRLSAVPVRDALGRELYRLDIVEDLSALREMERRLEEPGGVGGLVGKSPAMERILRLLPAMAQADAPVCVIGETGSGKDSVAEAIHKLSPRSREPFVRVGCGPTPPQTLEAELFGRRAASGEIVPGALQRAGAGTVYLSDVGDLPEELQVRLVRLLDEGVAVPAGGSAPLRCQARVLASSGASPEELTRLGRLRQDLAYRLGALRVDLPPLRERPEDIEFLLAHFLEVFAAKFRKDVRSFTPKARRLLLAHDYPGNVRELRNIVEFAVMVCTKPAIPPACLPAHLLGLLGQGGEE; this is encoded by the coding sequence ATGCCCATCCCCCCCGAAATCCTCGCTTCCATCGACCTTCCCGGCGTCCTGGACGGCCTGCCCCTCGGCGTGGCCGTCCTGGACCCGGAGGGCCGGGTGATCACGGTCAACAGCGCCCTGGAGCGCCTGACCGGAATCTCCAGGGAGGAGGCCCGGGGCGTGCCCTGCCGCCACGTGATCCGCTCGGGCCTGTGCTTTAGGCGCTGCCCGGCGGAAGGCGGGGCCGACACGGACATCGTCAACCGCAACAGGGCGCGCATCCCCGTGCGCCTGAGCGCCGTGCCCGTGCGCGACGCCCTGGGACGCGAACTCTACCGCCTCGACATCGTGGAAGACCTGAGCGCGCTGCGCGAGATGGAGCGCCGCCTGGAAGAGCCCGGCGGCGTGGGCGGCCTGGTGGGCAAAAGCCCCGCCATGGAGCGCATCCTGCGCCTGCTCCCGGCCATGGCCCAGGCCGACGCCCCCGTGTGCGTCATCGGAGAGACCGGCTCCGGCAAGGACTCCGTGGCCGAGGCCATCCACAAGCTCTCGCCGCGCTCCCGCGAACCCTTCGTGCGCGTGGGCTGCGGCCCCACGCCGCCCCAGACACTGGAGGCCGAGCTTTTCGGCCGCCGCGCCGCCTCGGGGGAGATCGTCCCCGGGGCCCTGCAGCGGGCGGGGGCCGGCACGGTCTACCTCTCCGACGTGGGCGACCTGCCCGAGGAGCTCCAGGTGCGCCTGGTGCGCCTGCTCGACGAGGGCGTGGCCGTGCCGGCCGGGGGCAGCGCCCCGCTGCGCTGCCAGGCCCGGGTGCTGGCCTCCTCCGGCGCGAGCCCAGAGGAGCTCACCCGCCTGGGCCGCCTGCGCCAGGACCTGGCCTACCGCTTGGGCGCGCTGCGCGTGGACCTGCCGCCCCTGCGCGAGCGCCCGGAAGACATCGAGTTCCTGCTGGCCCACTTCCTGGAGGTGTTCGCCGCCAAGTTCCGCAAGGACGTGCGCTCCTTCACCCCCAAGGCAAGGCGGCTGCTCCTGGCGCACGACTACCCGGGCAACGTCCGCGAGTTGCGCAACATCGTGGAGTTCGCCGTGATGGTCTGCACCAAGCCAGCCATTCCGCCGGCCTGTCTCCCGGCGCACCTGCTGGGCCTTCTGGGCCAGGGCGGGGAGGAGTAG
- a CDS encoding NifB/NifX family molybdenum-iron cluster-binding protein, with amino-acid sequence MRPKRILVPLHRDEVAPRFDLAGEALIADVDPGESGFTAEEYLLPQASAEGLCDLVLRKDVDVVVCGGIEEEYYHYLRWKRVEVLDNVAGNAREAIARFAAGRLKSGEILFDRGAGHAR; translated from the coding sequence ATGCGTCCCAAAAGAATTCTCGTCCCCCTCCACCGCGACGAGGTGGCCCCCAGGTTCGACCTGGCCGGAGAGGCCCTCATCGCCGACGTGGACCCCGGGGAATCCGGCTTCACCGCCGAGGAATACCTTCTGCCCCAGGCCTCGGCCGAGGGCCTGTGCGACCTGGTGCTGCGCAAGGACGTGGACGTGGTGGTCTGCGGCGGCATCGAGGAGGAGTACTACCACTACCTGCGCTGGAAGCGGGTGGAGGTGCTCGACAACGTGGCCGGGAACGCCCGCGAGGCCATCGCACGCTTCGCGGCGGGACGCCTCAAGTCCGGCGAAATCCTCTTCGACAGGGGGGCAGGCCATGCTCGGTGA
- a CDS encoding DUF1634 domain-containing protein: MADQKNACVPVETPKEQLLYADILFWGCWGGLALMAVTYFIYLSGIMAPHVPMDKITVLWSKPVATYLSEGQVPSGWGWVVLMGKGDFLNFAGIVLLAGLTVVAYIPLIPAFLKKKEPLFAVLALLEVLVLSLAASGIVGSGGH, translated from the coding sequence ATGGCTGACCAGAAAAACGCCTGCGTCCCCGTGGAGACGCCCAAAGAGCAGCTGCTCTACGCCGATATCCTCTTCTGGGGTTGCTGGGGCGGCCTGGCCCTCATGGCCGTCACCTATTTCATCTACCTCTCGGGCATCATGGCGCCCCATGTGCCCATGGACAAGATCACCGTGCTCTGGAGCAAGCCCGTGGCCACCTACCTCTCCGAGGGCCAGGTGCCCAGCGGATGGGGCTGGGTGGTGCTCATGGGCAAGGGCGACTTCCTCAACTTCGCGGGCATCGTGCTCCTGGCGGGCCTGACCGTGGTGGCCTACATCCCGCTCATCCCCGCCTTCCTGAAGAAGAAGGAGCCCCTCTTCGCGGTGCTGGCTCTGCTCGAAGTGCTTGTGCTGAGCCTTGCCGCCTCGGGCATCGTGGGCAGTGGTGGACATTAG